Proteins from a genomic interval of Oharaeibacter diazotrophicus:
- the asnB gene encoding asparagine synthase (glutamine-hydrolyzing) yields MCGINGIFAYRGGRADLDEARRTSLAQAARGPDAARDAVLDDGRLAFAHRRLAIIDLSDDGIQPMTAAEGRVTIVFNGEIYNHAALRRELEATGRVFRSRSDTEVICQLYDAEGPDMVRRLRGMFAFALYDHARRRLVMARDPYGIKPLYYADDGATLRFASTVKGLVAGGAVADAPSPAGLVGFALFGSVPEPFTAVAAVRALPAGSLMVVDEAGPSAPRRWFSLAATIAAAESAPAPDPADVPALVREALRDSVAAHLVADVPVGLFLSAGVDSGALSGLMRDAGAVGTTAVTLAYDDFRGTARDEAPLAATVAARYGARHVVRTVGAAEYAEDLPRILAAMDQPSVDGVNTWFVAKATRELGLKVALTGAGGDELLGGYDTFHRLPRMVRRVAPFAAVPGIAPLADVAVRALRRLGAPLPAKAAGVLRHGGTPGGAFLLLRATFLPEDVRAAFADPAFAAEGLAALDPAGLVAAALDPMPATDFGVVATLESAFYLRNQLLRDADWAGMAHGLEIRTPLVDAELLGRLAPVFARRAPPPGKALLAAAPTVPLPDEILARRKTGFGIPVREWLGAPVAPAAWSRYRVRRLLGAYGAA; encoded by the coding sequence ATGTGCGGCATCAACGGCATCTTCGCCTACCGCGGCGGCCGGGCGGACCTCGACGAGGCCCGGCGCACCAGCCTCGCCCAGGCGGCCCGCGGCCCCGACGCCGCCCGCGACGCGGTGCTGGACGACGGCCGCCTCGCCTTCGCCCACCGCCGTCTCGCCATCATCGACCTCTCCGACGACGGCATCCAACCGATGACGGCGGCCGAGGGCCGCGTCACCATCGTCTTCAACGGCGAGATCTACAACCACGCGGCCCTCCGCCGCGAGCTCGAGGCGACCGGCCGGGTCTTCCGCAGCCGCTCCGACACCGAGGTGATCTGCCAACTCTACGACGCCGAGGGCCCGGACATGGTCCGCCGGCTGCGCGGCATGTTCGCCTTCGCGCTCTACGACCACGCCCGCCGCCGCCTCGTGATGGCGCGCGATCCCTACGGCATCAAGCCGCTCTACTACGCCGACGACGGCGCCACGCTGCGCTTCGCCTCCACCGTCAAGGGCCTCGTCGCCGGCGGTGCCGTGGCCGACGCGCCCTCGCCGGCCGGGCTGGTCGGCTTCGCCCTGTTCGGCAGCGTGCCGGAGCCCTTCACCGCGGTCGCCGCGGTGCGGGCGCTACCGGCGGGCAGCCTGATGGTCGTTGACGAGGCCGGCCCCTCGGCGCCGCGGCGGTGGTTCTCGCTCGCCGCGACGATCGCCGCCGCCGAGTCGGCGCCCGCGCCGGATCCGGCCGACGTGCCGGCGCTGGTGCGCGAGGCGCTCCGCGACAGCGTCGCCGCCCATCTGGTCGCCGACGTGCCGGTCGGGCTGTTCCTGTCGGCCGGGGTCGATTCCGGCGCGCTCTCCGGACTGATGCGCGACGCCGGCGCGGTGGGCACGACCGCCGTCACCCTCGCCTACGACGACTTCCGCGGCACGGCGCGCGACGAGGCGCCGCTCGCCGCGACGGTGGCGGCGCGTTACGGGGCCCGCCACGTGGTCCGCACCGTCGGCGCGGCGGAATACGCCGAGGACCTGCCGCGGATCCTCGCGGCGATGGACCAGCCGAGCGTCGACGGCGTCAACACCTGGTTCGTCGCCAAGGCGACGCGCGAACTCGGCCTCAAGGTGGCGCTCACCGGCGCCGGCGGCGACGAACTGCTCGGCGGCTACGACACCTTCCACCGGTTGCCGCGGATGGTGCGGCGGGTCGCGCCCTTCGCCGCCGTGCCCGGGATCGCGCCGCTCGCGGACGTCGCGGTGCGTGCGCTGCGCCGGCTCGGTGCGCCGCTGCCGGCCAAGGCCGCGGGCGTGCTCCGCCACGGCGGCACGCCCGGCGGCGCCTTCCTGCTGCTGCGCGCGACCTTTCTGCCCGAGGACGTCCGCGCGGCCTTCGCCGATCCCGCCTTCGCCGCCGAGGGCCTCGCGGCGCTCGACCCCGCCGGCCTCGTCGCCGCGGCGCTCGACCCGATGCCGGCGACCGACTTCGGCGTCGTCGCCACCCTGGAATCGGCCTTCTACCTGCGCAACCAGCTCCTGCGCGACGCCGACTGGGCCGGCATGGCGCACGGCCTCGAGATCCGCACGCCGCTGGTCGACGCCGAACTGCTCGGCCGGCTCGCCCCGGTGTTCGCCCGCAGGGCCCCGCCCCCCGGCAAGGCCCTGCTCGCCGCCGCCCCGACAGTCCCGCTGCCGGACGAGATCCTCGCCCGCCGCAAGACCGGCTTCGGTATCCCGGTGCGCGAATGGCTCGGCGCGCCGGTCGCGCCCGCCGCCTGGAGCCGCTACCGGGTGCGCCGGCTGCTCGGGGCCTACGGCGCGGCCTGA
- a CDS encoding GumC family protein: MSPGNVTPLRTGDDLVAANHAVAGFRHDGPGGFAPHAPPANTLAHESFLFAVHEFLRVVRRFKWVIACVIVAALLIGFAQTLMATRLYTATVRLEVSSSSAKIVQKGELTSLEGRDFEYLRTQYELIQSRNIAERTVAALKLADDAQLTAPAPPGLVQRLTDFVMPRPAPPPEDRASIERRLVGMIVGARVVKPIPGSRLVDISYTDSDPARSQAIVMGLANEYINSLRDKRFETTAYAKSFLEDQLRQLKARLQESENALIDFSQKEQIIDSGPDKTSIAETNLAAANSNLDRIINERIRAEQQYRQVEGATDATLPQFLTNAVIVALRERRNALDIEFQEKGQVLRDNYPSMVQLRKKIAETDRQIATEIQTIRESLKGAYDAALKQEEEMNARVAGLRTELLDLQKRSIQFNILKREADSNRTIYEDLLQRYKEVDVAGGVGASNVFIVDKAEVPTTPSSPNFNRNMLISAMLGLISGLGCAFLLERLDNTILKIDELERITGLPTLGVVPLIAKGANIQEEIRNHASRLWEAYRSLSTALQFSTDHGLPRTLFFTSSNPAEGKSLSSFAVARHFANLNLKVLLIDGDLRRPTLHKRLGVEHDTGLSNYIAGAPLEEVIQSTPYQNLSFISAGPLPPNPSELLGSPKLPVLIQLAAEQFDLVVVDGPPLMGLADAHLISRATDATVFVVRSGKTPKHQIRATLKRLRSTRCNVIGTVLTQYRQNGDIHAYGYGYGYGYGYGYGYGYGRNAGDRRGDIDDRREKKLLGSVKTLLFK, from the coding sequence GTGAGCCCGGGCAACGTCACCCCCCTGCGCACCGGCGACGACCTCGTCGCCGCCAACCACGCCGTCGCCGGATTCCGGCACGACGGGCCGGGCGGCTTCGCCCCGCACGCGCCGCCCGCGAACACGCTCGCCCACGAGAGCTTCCTGTTCGCCGTCCACGAGTTCCTGCGCGTGGTGCGCCGGTTCAAGTGGGTGATCGCCTGCGTGATCGTGGCGGCGCTGCTGATCGGCTTCGCACAGACGCTGATGGCGACGCGGCTCTACACCGCCACCGTCCGCCTCGAGGTGTCGAGCTCGAGCGCCAAGATCGTGCAGAAGGGCGAGTTGACGTCGCTCGAGGGCCGCGACTTCGAATATCTGCGCACGCAGTACGAGCTGATCCAGAGCCGCAACATCGCCGAGCGCACCGTCGCCGCCCTCAAGCTGGCGGACGATGCCCAGCTCACCGCGCCGGCACCGCCCGGTCTGGTCCAGCGCCTGACCGACTTCGTGATGCCCCGTCCGGCCCCGCCGCCGGAGGACCGCGCCTCGATCGAGCGCCGTCTCGTCGGCATGATCGTCGGCGCGCGCGTGGTCAAGCCGATCCCGGGCTCGCGGCTCGTCGACATCTCCTACACCGACAGCGACCCGGCGCGCTCGCAGGCGATCGTGATGGGGCTCGCCAACGAGTACATCAACTCGCTGCGCGACAAGCGCTTCGAGACCACCGCCTACGCCAAGAGCTTCCTCGAGGACCAGCTGCGCCAGCTGAAGGCGCGCCTCCAGGAATCCGAGAACGCGCTGATCGACTTCAGCCAGAAGGAACAGATCATCGATTCGGGGCCCGACAAGACCTCGATCGCCGAGACCAACCTCGCCGCCGCCAACAGCAACCTCGACCGGATCATCAACGAGCGCATCCGCGCCGAGCAGCAGTATCGTCAGGTCGAGGGCGCGACCGACGCCACGCTGCCGCAGTTCCTGACCAACGCGGTGATCGTCGCGCTGCGCGAGCGGCGCAATGCGCTGGACATCGAGTTCCAGGAGAAGGGCCAGGTCCTGCGCGACAACTATCCGAGCATGGTCCAGCTTCGGAAGAAGATCGCCGAGACCGACCGGCAGATCGCCACCGAGATCCAGACCATCCGGGAATCGCTGAAGGGTGCCTACGACGCGGCGCTGAAGCAGGAAGAGGAAATGAACGCGCGGGTCGCCGGTCTGCGCACAGAACTGCTCGACCTGCAGAAGCGCAGCATCCAGTTCAACATCCTGAAGCGCGAGGCCGACAGCAACCGGACGATCTACGAGGACCTGCTGCAGCGCTACAAGGAGGTCGACGTCGCCGGCGGCGTCGGGGCGAGCAACGTCTTCATCGTCGACAAGGCCGAGGTGCCGACCACGCCGTCGTCGCCGAACTTCAACCGCAACATGCTGATCTCGGCGATGCTGGGCCTGATCTCCGGCCTCGGCTGCGCCTTCCTGCTGGAGCGCCTCGACAACACCATCCTGAAGATCGACGAACTCGAGCGCATCACCGGCCTGCCGACGCTCGGCGTGGTGCCGCTGATCGCCAAGGGCGCCAACATCCAGGAGGAGATCCGCAACCACGCCTCGCGGCTGTGGGAGGCCTATCGGTCGCTGTCGACGGCCCTGCAGTTCTCCACGGACCACGGCCTGCCCAGGACGCTGTTCTTCACCAGCTCCAACCCGGCCGAAGGCAAGTCGCTGTCGTCCTTCGCGGTGGCGCGCCATTTCGCGAACCTCAACCTCAAGGTCCTGCTGATCGACGGCGACCTGCGCCGGCCGACGCTGCACAAGCGCCTCGGCGTCGAGCACGACACCGGCCTCAGCAACTATATCGCCGGCGCGCCGCTGGAGGAGGTCATCCAGTCGACCCCCTACCAGAACCTGTCCTTCATCTCGGCCGGGCCGCTGCCGCCCAACCCGTCCGAACTTCTGGGGTCGCCGAAGCTGCCGGTGCTGATCCAGCTCGCCGCCGAGCAGTTCGACCTCGTCGTGGTCGACGGCCCGCCGCTGATGGGCCTCGCCGACGCGCACCTGATCTCGCGCGCCACCGACGCCACCGTGTTCGTGGTGCGCTCGGGCAAGACGCCGAAGCACCAGATCCGCGCCACGCTGAAGCGTCTGCGGTCGACGCGGTGCAACGTGATCGGCACCGTGCTTACCCAGTACCGCCAGAACGGCGACATCCACGCCTACGGCTACGGGTACGGCTATGGCTACGGATACGGCTACGGTTACGGTTACGGCCGCAATGCCGGCGACCGCCGCGGCGACATCGACGATCGCCGCGAGAAGAAGCTGTTGGGCAGCGTGAAGACGCTGCTCTTCAAATGA
- a CDS encoding polysaccharide biosynthesis/export family protein, translating to MIHRSLAVGATVLVLAACSATEGRDAGPAVKAAVTPPTTGGPVAASTTVGGPVVLQPAAVQPATVAGVYLIGPQDTLDITVFEVAELNRTLQVSGTGTINFPLIGDVPAAGRSAHDLEADIAKRLDQGYVRDPHVSVSIKEFNSQRITVDGAVRKAGVFPLRDQVTLTQAIALAGGQDPDTAGSGVVVVRQVPGGQQTLRFDLGAIRAGKAVDPALANGDSVIVETSNGKAVLNGLGKIAPVGGLIGLIP from the coding sequence GTGATCCACCGCTCCCTCGCCGTCGGCGCGACGGTCCTGGTCCTCGCCGCCTGCAGCGCCACCGAGGGGCGCGACGCCGGCCCGGCCGTGAAGGCCGCCGTGACGCCGCCGACGACCGGCGGGCCGGTGGCGGCGTCGACCACGGTCGGCGGCCCGGTCGTGCTGCAGCCGGCCGCCGTCCAGCCGGCCACGGTCGCCGGCGTCTACCTGATCGGTCCGCAGGACACGCTCGACATCACCGTGTTCGAGGTCGCCGAGCTCAATCGCACGCTGCAAGTCTCGGGTACCGGCACGATCAACTTCCCGCTGATCGGCGACGTGCCGGCCGCCGGCCGTTCGGCCCACGACCTGGAGGCGGACATCGCCAAGCGGCTCGACCAGGGCTACGTGCGCGACCCGCACGTGTCGGTCAGCATCAAGGAGTTCAACAGCCAGCGCATCACCGTCGACGGCGCGGTACGCAAGGCCGGCGTGTTCCCGCTGCGCGACCAGGTCACCCTCACCCAGGCGATCGCCCTCGCCGGCGGCCAGGATCCGGACACCGCCGGCAGCGGCGTCGTCGTGGTCCGGCAGGTGCCGGGCGGACAGCAGACCCTGCGCTTCGACCTCGGCGCGATCCGCGCCGGCAAGGCGGTCGACCCCGCCCTCGCCAACGGCGATTCCGTGATCGTCGAGACCTCCAACGGCAAAGCCGTCCTCAACGGACTGGGCAAGATCGCCCCGGTCGGCGGCCTGATCGGATTGATCCCGTGA
- a CDS encoding cytochrome-c peroxidase yields MRRLLRSAATAAVLAAAAVAPAGAADPVLPSPLTDADFPVHSRDEVELGRLLFWDRVLSGNRNIACATCHHPRFGTSDGLSLGMGEGGIGLGPDRRPDPADHPEQRIPRNAPALWNVGAKGFTVMFADGRIEVDPKRPSGFRTPLEDEMVAGFASLLSAQTMFPVLSNDEMAGHYEENDVSTLVRQGRITGPDGAWAAIARRVADIPDYATRFAAVYPEVAAGRPIAFTDISNAVAAYMTFDFRSDGSPFDAVLRGEGRLEPAAAAGMALFYGKAGCSTCHSGPLLTDMKFHAMGDPQLGPGKAERFERHQRDIGRMRVSNDPADAYAFRTPSLRNVTLTAPYGHAGAFRDLAAYVRQHCAPGSALSGYRPDAAVLPALETAKPDFAPDEGAANYPAIAAAVTLAPMVPTEAELADLLAFLKALEDPVAVAGGRLPIPDRVPSGLKVDDAGG; encoded by the coding sequence ATGCGCCGTCTCCTCCGATCCGCCGCCACCGCCGCCGTCCTCGCCGCCGCCGCGGTCGCGCCCGCGGGCGCCGCCGATCCGGTGCTGCCGTCGCCGCTGACCGACGCGGACTTCCCGGTCCATTCGCGCGACGAGGTCGAACTCGGCCGGCTGCTGTTCTGGGACCGCGTCCTCTCCGGCAACCGCAACATCGCCTGCGCCACCTGCCACCACCCCCGCTTCGGCACCTCCGACGGGCTGTCGCTCGGCATGGGCGAGGGCGGCATCGGCCTCGGACCCGACCGCCGGCCCGATCCGGCCGACCATCCCGAGCAGCGCATCCCGCGCAACGCGCCGGCGCTGTGGAACGTCGGCGCCAAGGGCTTCACCGTGATGTTCGCCGACGGCCGCATCGAGGTCGACCCGAAGCGCCCGTCCGGCTTCCGCACGCCGCTCGAGGACGAGATGGTGGCCGGCTTCGCCTCGCTCCTGTCGGCGCAGACGATGTTCCCCGTGCTCTCCAACGACGAGATGGCCGGGCACTACGAGGAGAACGACGTCTCGACACTGGTGCGCCAGGGCCGCATCACCGGACCGGACGGCGCCTGGGCCGCCATCGCCCGCCGCGTCGCCGACATCCCCGACTACGCCACCCGCTTCGCCGCGGTCTATCCGGAGGTCGCCGCCGGACGGCCGATCGCCTTCACCGACATCTCCAACGCCGTCGCCGCCTACATGACCTTCGACTTCCGCTCCGACGGCTCGCCCTTCGACGCGGTGCTGCGCGGCGAGGGTCGGCTGGAGCCGGCGGCCGCCGCCGGGATGGCGCTGTTCTACGGCAAGGCGGGCTGCTCGACCTGCCATTCCGGGCCGCTCCTCACCGACATGAAGTTCCACGCCATGGGCGACCCGCAGCTCGGACCGGGCAAGGCCGAGCGCTTCGAGCGCCACCAGCGCGACATCGGGCGGATGCGCGTCTCCAACGACCCCGCCGACGCCTACGCCTTCCGCACGCCGTCGCTGCGCAACGTCACGCTGACCGCGCCCTACGGCCACGCCGGCGCCTTCCGCGACCTCGCCGCCTACGTCCGCCAGCATTGCGCGCCCGGGTCCGCCCTGTCCGGCTATCGACCCGACGCCGCCGTGCTGCCGGCGCTCGAGACCGCCAAGCCGGACTTCGCCCCGGACGAGGGCGCCGCCAACTATCCCGCCATCGCCGCGGCCGTGACCCTGGCGCCGATGGTGCCGACCGAGGCCGAACTCGCCGACCTCCTCGCCTTCCTGAAGGCGCTCGAGGACCCCGTCGCGGTCGCAGGCGGTCGGCTGCCGATCCCGGACCGGGTGCCGTCCGGCCTGAAGGTCGACGACGCCGGCGGCTGA